The following are encoded together in the Drosophila takahashii strain IR98-3 E-12201 chromosome X, DtakHiC1v2, whole genome shotgun sequence genome:
- the LOC108063832 gene encoding uncharacterized protein isoform X1, whose product MCLILSLGCCGCSSPKPCHKNSKKQQQKQQQQEQHLQHQPKNYHSDIQLNELSPELSSINCQDRHVEHPELMGRRGGALRYGGLRQSHAHPLDSLVAQRCRR is encoded by the exons ATGTGCCTTATCCTCTCCCtcggctgctgcggctgctcctCCCCGAAGCCCTGCCACAAGAACAGCAAGAAGCAACAAcagaagcaacagcagcaggagcagcactTGCAGCACCAGCCGAAGAACTACCACTCGGATATCCAGCTGAACGAGCTATCGCCGGAGCTGTCCTCGATCAACTGCCAG GATCGCCACGTCGAGCACCCTGAGCTCATGGGCCGGCGAGGAGGAGCTCTGCGATATGGAGGACTACGACAGTCGCATGCCCACCCGTTGGACAGCCTGGTGGCTCAAAGGTGCCGCCGTTGA
- the LOC108063832 gene encoding uncharacterized protein isoform X2, producing the protein MCLILSLGCCGCSSPKPCHKNSKKQQQKQQQQEQHLQHQPKNYHSDIQLNELSPELSSINCQVTTSQPSLSPSLSPSLTALPHRIATSSTLSSWAGEEELCDMEDYDSRMPTRWTAWWLKGAAVEGDRKACHSTSIVS; encoded by the coding sequence ATGTGCCTTATCCTCTCCCtcggctgctgcggctgctcctCCCCGAAGCCCTGCCACAAGAACAGCAAGAAGCAACAAcagaagcaacagcagcaggagcagcactTGCAGCACCAGCCGAAGAACTACCACTCGGATATCCAGCTGAACGAGCTATCGCCGGAGCTGTCCTCGATCAACTGCCAGGTGACCACCAGTCAGCCTTCGCTGAGTCCCAGCCTCAGTCCCAGTTTGACGGCTCTGCCCCACAGGATCGCCACGTCGAGCACCCTGAGCTCATGGGCCGGCGAGGAGGAGCTCTGCGATATGGAGGACTACGACAGTCGCATGCCCACCCGTTGGACAGCCTGGTGGCTCAAAGGTGCCGCCGTTGAGGGTGATAGGAAGGCCTGCCACTCCACCTCGATCGTATCCTAA